The Candidatus Zixiibacteriota bacterium genome window below encodes:
- a CDS encoding amidohydrolase family protein, whose protein sequence is MICRALLRLTSFILVIPLTFITSVALGADPDTAKAEKKWDVTNPGVPCDTLEFDATEGTWTSLDVSPDGRKIVFDLLGDIYAMPITGGNATLLSGGLPYETQPRFSPDGKWISFTSDRGGADNIWIMHTDGSERTQITKEDYRLLNNANWHPNGQYIIARKHFTSERSMGAGEMWLYKIPEGGGGVGLTTRKNDQQDAGEPIFSRDGKFLYWSEDMTPSGYFEYNKDPNGTIYVVRRLDLQTNEIRDIISLPGSAVRPQISPDGKMMAFIRRVRAKSVLALYNLESGEVRHLWNGLDEDQQETWAIFGVYPGYSWTPDGKSIVITAKGKIWRVDVATGQSTEIPFKAHVVQTPAKAIRFDQTVAGETFPVKVIRWPSVLTNGRDVIFQALGYLYKYNPATGARARITKQTDHFEFAPSLSPDGKSLVCVTWNDRTGGRVELVRLDNGQERALVNRPGHYVTASFSPDGQWVVYHRGGGDGFRGRIWDDDPGIYIIDAAGTKESRFLTREGRQPVFSKDGQRVYLLSNEGKKSALISVDLLGSDRRVHVTSERAVDFRLSPDENWLAFEELWQSYVVPFPHGNVPLDIAPEMKSLPVRRLSSDAGTYLSWSPESKTVRWSLGSQLYSVEVAKLYAEAPTSDSADKKADEDKPKVKPDSVNLGWQEPCDIPNTDLYFVGAKILPMNDMSIIENGVVHIKGQKIVEVGTKDKIAIPANAKVIDVSGMTLMPGLVDIHAHPWSSNSDIYPQQDWAYLVNLAFGVTTMHDPSNNSQMVFANAELVKKGTWLGPRVFSTGTILYGAEGDFKTVINSYEDAVSAIKRTAAWGAFSVKSYNQPRREQRQMVIKAARELGIEVVPEGGSCLYYNMTHLLDGHTTLEHPVPVTPLYDPELRLLGRFGTGYTPTLIVGYGGLWGENYWYQHYNVWENKRLMNFTPRSVVDPRSRRRPMAPEEEYHHFALAKTATDVLHGGGNVEIGAHGQLQGLGAHWETWMLQQGGMTNHEALRCATWMGARAIGLDKQLGSIQPGLLADLIVIDGDPLTDIRQSENIKYVMVNGRLYDAMTLDQLEPEKKPLPEGPNLDGVLGTDVGHGCIGE, encoded by the coding sequence ATGATCTGCCGTGCCTTGCTCCGTTTGACTTCGTTTATTCTTGTGATCCCGCTCACATTCATAACCTCGGTTGCACTTGGCGCAGACCCAGACACGGCCAAGGCCGAAAAGAAATGGGATGTCACCAACCCCGGCGTCCCCTGCGACACGCTGGAGTTTGACGCCACCGAGGGGACCTGGACAAGTCTCGATGTCAGTCCCGACGGACGGAAGATCGTGTTTGACCTGCTTGGGGATATCTACGCCATGCCGATCACCGGCGGCAATGCTACGCTGCTTTCCGGCGGTTTGCCGTACGAGACACAACCGCGGTTCAGCCCGGACGGGAAATGGATTTCGTTCACCAGCGACCGCGGCGGCGCGGACAATATTTGGATCATGCACACGGATGGCTCCGAGCGCACGCAAATCACCAAAGAAGATTACCGTCTTCTGAACAACGCCAACTGGCACCCCAACGGACAGTATATCATCGCACGGAAGCATTTCACCAGCGAACGAAGCATGGGAGCCGGTGAGATGTGGCTATACAAGATTCCGGAAGGGGGAGGCGGGGTTGGGCTGACCACTCGGAAGAACGACCAGCAGGATGCCGGCGAACCAATCTTCTCGCGCGACGGTAAGTTCCTCTACTGGTCCGAGGATATGACGCCAAGCGGCTATTTCGAATACAATAAAGACCCCAATGGCACGATCTATGTTGTCCGCCGTCTTGACTTGCAGACCAACGAGATCCGAGACATTATCAGCCTCCCCGGCAGCGCGGTGCGTCCGCAGATCAGCCCTGACGGGAAAATGATGGCGTTTATCCGCCGCGTCCGCGCGAAATCGGTCCTGGCGCTGTACAATCTGGAGAGCGGCGAAGTTCGGCATTTGTGGAATGGTCTCGATGAGGACCAGCAGGAGACCTGGGCGATTTTCGGTGTCTACCCAGGCTATTCGTGGACACCCGATGGCAAAAGCATTGTCATCACAGCCAAAGGGAAAATCTGGCGGGTCGATGTCGCCACTGGTCAGTCGACCGAGATACCGTTCAAGGCTCACGTAGTTCAGACACCTGCCAAAGCTATCCGGTTCGATCAGACAGTAGCGGGAGAGACATTTCCAGTCAAGGTCATCCGGTGGCCATCTGTTCTAACTAACGGCAGAGATGTAATCTTCCAGGCGCTTGGATATCTCTACAAATACAATCCGGCCACCGGTGCCCGCGCTCGAATTACCAAACAGACCGACCATTTCGAATTTGCGCCTTCGCTCAGCCCAGACGGCAAGTCGCTGGTCTGTGTTACCTGGAACGATCGCACCGGCGGCAGAGTGGAGTTGGTTCGTCTGGACAATGGACAGGAACGTGCACTTGTGAATCGTCCCGGACACTATGTAACCGCCTCATTCAGCCCGGACGGGCAGTGGGTAGTCTATCATCGAGGTGGCGGCGATGGGTTCCGCGGACGGATTTGGGACGATGACCCCGGAATCTATATCATCGATGCCGCCGGCACGAAGGAGTCAAGGTTCCTCACGCGTGAAGGCAGGCAACCGGTGTTCAGCAAAGATGGACAACGGGTCTATCTGCTTTCAAACGAAGGGAAGAAATCTGCGCTGATAAGCGTGGATCTGCTCGGCTCGGATCGGCGCGTGCATGTGACATCGGAGCGGGCGGTCGATTTCCGCCTCTCCCCCGACGAGAATTGGCTGGCGTTCGAGGAACTCTGGCAATCATATGTGGTGCCGTTCCCGCACGGGAATGTACCACTCGACATTGCGCCAGAGATGAAAAGCCTTCCAGTGAGACGCCTGTCGTCGGATGCCGGCACCTATCTCAGTTGGTCACCTGAAAGCAAAACAGTCCGGTGGAGCCTTGGCTCACAGTTGTACAGCGTTGAAGTAGCCAAGCTATATGCGGAGGCACCGACGAGCGATAGTGCAGACAAGAAGGCGGATGAAGATAAACCTAAGGTGAAACCGGACTCGGTCAACCTTGGCTGGCAGGAACCATGCGACATTCCGAATACTGATCTGTATTTCGTAGGCGCGAAGATACTCCCGATGAACGATATGTCGATTATCGAGAACGGTGTCGTCCATATCAAAGGTCAGAAGATTGTTGAGGTCGGGACAAAGGACAAGATCGCGATTCCGGCGAATGCCAAGGTGATCGATGTGAGCGGGATGACTCTAATGCCGGGACTGGTCGACATTCATGCCCACCCCTGGTCCTCGAACAGCGACATCTACCCGCAACAGGACTGGGCGTATCTGGTGAATCTGGCGTTCGGGGTCACCACCATGCACGACCCAAGCAACAACTCCCAGATGGTGTTCGCCAATGCGGAACTGGTCAAGAAGGGAACCTGGCTTGGGCCGCGCGTTTTCTCCACCGGTACCATTCTGTACGGCGCCGAAGGGGATTTCAAGACCGTGATCAACTCGTATGAGGATGCCGTCAGCGCTATCAAGCGGACCGCTGCCTGGGGTGCCTTTTCTGTCAAAAGCTATAATCAGCCACGCCGAGAGCAACGACAGATGGTGATCAAAGCCGCGCGCGAGTTGGGAATAGAAGTTGTCCCCGAAGGGGGTTCCTGCCTGTACTACAACATGACGCACCTCCTCGATGGCCACACCACGCTGGAACATCCCGTACCCGTAACGCCTCTGTACGACCCGGAATTGCGTCTGCTGGGCCGATTCGGCACTGGTTACACGCCTACCCTGATCGTGGGCTACGGTGGATTATGGGGCGAGAACTACTGGTACCAGCATTACAATGTCTGGGAGAACAAGCGGCTGATGAATTTCACCCCGCGCTCAGTGGTCGACCCGCGCTCGCGCCGTCGCCCGATGGCGCCCGAAGAGGAGTACCATCATTTCGCGCTGGCGAAAACAGCGACCGACGTGCTGCACGGTGGCGGCAATGTAGAGATCGGCGCGCACGGACAGTTGCAGGGGCTTGGCGCGCACTGGGAGACATGGATGCTTCAGCAGGGCGGGATGACGAATCACGAAGCACTGCGCTGCGCCACCTGGATGGGAGCGCGGGCGATTGGACTCGATAAGCAGCTTGGCAGTATTCAACCGGGATTACTGGCCGATCTGATCGTGATTGACGGCGACCCCCTAACCGATATTCGGCAATCGGAAAATATCAAGTACGTGATGGTGAACGGCCGTCTCTACGACGCGATGACGCTGGATCAGCTTGAGCCGGAGAAGAAGCCACTTCCCGAAGGTCCCAATCTCGACGGCGTGCTGGGCACGGATGTGGGGCACGGGTGTATTGGGGAGTGA
- a CDS encoding DUF899 family protein — MARTATPGAAKEVQKLEKEILKTKQKLTKLRKKLPKKEISDYTFKTWEGADVTLSSLFDERNELIVVHNMGKACRYCTLWADGFNGIYWHMENRLPFVVVSPDDYQTQRAFGQMRGWKFRMFSSYGTRFFADMGFASKDESPWPGVSAFVRDKKGRIFQVAKTYFGPGDDFCAVWHFLDLLPKGANGWEPQYSY; from the coding sequence ATGGCGCGAACGGCGACCCCCGGCGCGGCGAAAGAAGTCCAGAAGCTCGAAAAAGAGATTCTCAAGACCAAACAGAAACTGACCAAACTCCGCAAGAAGCTCCCCAAAAAGGAAATCTCTGACTACACGTTCAAGACGTGGGAGGGGGCCGATGTCACGTTGTCCAGCCTTTTCGACGAGCGCAACGAGCTGATTGTTGTGCACAACATGGGAAAAGCGTGCCGCTACTGTACGTTGTGGGCCGATGGGTTCAACGGCATCTACTGGCACATGGAAAACCGTTTGCCGTTCGTAGTCGTCTCTCCCGACGACTATCAAACCCAACGGGCGTTCGGCCAGATGCGGGGCTGGAAATTCCGCATGTTCTCGAGCTACGGCACCCGCTTCTTCGCCGACATGGGGTTCGCCTCAAAAGACGAAAGCCCCTGGCCCGGTGTCTCGGCGTTCGTGCGCGATAAGAAGGGGAGAATCTTCCAGGTAGCAAAGACCTACTTCGGCCCAGGTGATGACTTCTGCGCCGTATGGCATTTTCTCGACCTGCTCCCCAAAGGGGCCAACGGCTGGGAGCCACAGTACTCCTACTGA
- a CDS encoding homogentisate 1,2-dioxygenase, translated as MPFYHKLGKIPAKRHTQFYKPDGKSLYREELYSTLGFSGVYSNKYHIHMPTSVHKVREVPLHKPVDWPDAPLQYYHFFTDRKKSAGDFITSRNLFLANPHCAISTAHPSADTDLFFKNAYADEYVFIHHGQGALLTEYGRLPFVEGDQMIIPKGIPYQIKFESWKNNKMLVVESDTAYDIPHHFRNEYGQLEESAPYSERDIKVPEYMEPFDQIGEFKLIVKAGNRFFEYILHHHPFDVIGWDGYHYPYALNIKDYNPKVGKLHLPPPTHLAFNTKHFVLCNFVPRPFDFDPNAIPVPYWHSNCDSDEVLYYVEGDFMSRSGIEEGSVTLHPSGMPHGPQPGKTEASLGAKETNEYAVMIDTFMPLRPTLNVRETLDERYTQSWLPKG; from the coding sequence ATGCCGTTTTATCATAAACTGGGGAAGATTCCGGCCAAGCGACATACGCAATTCTACAAACCGGACGGCAAGTCGCTATACCGCGAAGAACTGTACTCCACGCTCGGCTTCTCCGGCGTCTACTCGAACAAGTACCACATTCACATGCCGACCTCCGTGCACAAGGTGCGCGAGGTGCCGCTCCACAAACCGGTAGACTGGCCGGATGCCCCGCTGCAGTATTACCACTTCTTCACCGACAGGAAGAAATCTGCCGGTGATTTCATCACCTCGCGCAACCTGTTTTTGGCCAATCCGCATTGCGCCATTTCGACCGCGCATCCGTCCGCCGACACCGACCTGTTTTTCAAGAATGCGTACGCCGATGAGTATGTGTTCATTCATCATGGCCAAGGCGCCCTCCTGACCGAGTATGGTCGCCTTCCGTTCGTTGAGGGAGACCAGATGATTATCCCCAAGGGGATCCCGTATCAAATCAAGTTTGAGTCCTGGAAAAACAACAAGATGCTCGTGGTCGAGTCGGATACGGCCTACGACATTCCCCATCATTTCCGCAACGAATACGGTCAGCTTGAAGAGAGCGCGCCATATAGCGAACGGGATATCAAGGTACCCGAGTACATGGAGCCGTTCGATCAGATCGGCGAGTTCAAGCTCATCGTAAAGGCCGGGAACCGCTTTTTTGAATATATTCTGCACCATCACCCGTTCGATGTGATTGGGTGGGACGGGTATCACTATCCATATGCGCTGAATATCAAGGATTACAATCCCAAGGTCGGAAAGCTGCATTTGCCGCCGCCGACGCACCTGGCGTTCAATACCAAGCACTTTGTTCTCTGCAATTTTGTGCCGCGCCCGTTCGATTTCGACCCCAACGCCATTCCAGTCCCCTACTGGCATTCCAACTGCGACAGCGATGAAGTGCTCTATTATGTCGAAGGAGATTTCATGTCGCGTTCCGGGATCGAGGAAGGCTCGGTCACGCTGCATCCGTCGGGCATGCCGCACGGTCCTCAGCCGGGAAAGACCGAGGCGTCGCTGGGCGCCAAAGAGACAAACGAATACGCCGTTATGATCGATACGTTCATGCCCCTCAGGCCGACCCTGAATGTTCGGGAGACGCTCGATGAGCGGTATACCCAGTCCTGGCTGCCGAAGGGGTAA
- a CDS encoding aromatic amino acid hydroxylase, with product MPNTQSATMAAFRTNNPQVGRLPNHLRQFAVDQRFNDYTPVDHAVWRYIMKQAVHILKENAHRVYFTGLLNTGINLEAIPRIEDMNDILGKIGWGAVAVDGFIPPAAFMEFQAYKVLVIACDMRQIHHIEYTPAPDIVHEAAGHAPIIVDGEYAAYLKRFGEVGTKAMSSKKDFELYQAIRHLSILKEAPDTDPKEVDRAMNDVLERQANLGEPSEMARLSRLHWWTVEYGLIGSMENPKIYGAGLLSSIGEAVSCLEENVKKIPYTIDAANYAFDITTKQPQLFVTPDFNHLNHVLDQFVAAMAYTVGGTEGLNKAIECANVCSCQFSSGLQLTGRFTEIIPGKTGQPVYLKTTGPSALAYDYKQVDGHGKDYHADGFGSPVGRLKGTSIALESMTDSQLRENGIETGKDITLSFDGGVVVKGHLDRIERRNGKVILLIISNCRVTFGDRVLYKPDWGTFDMAVGEKIVSVFSGAADKDAYDQVPLIPKERTIKVTYDVHAKRLHALYQQIRDIREHRRPYDELPGLWADLKANHPHDWLASMEILEILFKKSLYPELRLEIKQNLEAKARTHKELTKLIDDGLMLIV from the coding sequence ATGCCTAACACGCAGTCGGCCACCATGGCGGCATTTCGAACCAACAACCCCCAGGTGGGCAGACTTCCGAATCATCTTCGGCAGTTCGCCGTCGACCAGCGGTTCAATGACTACACCCCGGTCGACCACGCCGTCTGGCGCTACATCATGAAACAGGCGGTACATATCCTCAAAGAAAACGCCCACCGCGTTTACTTCACCGGCCTGCTCAATACGGGCATCAACCTGGAAGCGATTCCGCGAATCGAGGACATGAACGACATACTCGGCAAGATCGGCTGGGGAGCGGTGGCGGTCGATGGGTTCATCCCGCCGGCCGCGTTCATGGAGTTCCAGGCGTACAAAGTGCTCGTCATTGCCTGTGACATGCGGCAGATTCATCATATCGAGTATACTCCGGCCCCGGACATCGTGCACGAAGCAGCCGGGCATGCGCCGATTATTGTCGATGGCGAGTATGCCGCGTACCTGAAACGGTTCGGCGAGGTCGGGACCAAGGCGATGTCCTCAAAGAAGGACTTCGAACTGTACCAGGCAATCCGCCATCTCTCGATTCTCAAAGAAGCGCCGGACACCGACCCGAAGGAGGTCGACCGGGCGATGAACGATGTGCTGGAGCGCCAGGCGAACCTGGGAGAACCATCTGAGATGGCTCGATTGAGCCGATTACACTGGTGGACCGTGGAGTATGGCCTTATCGGCTCGATGGAGAACCCAAAGATCTATGGGGCCGGGCTCTTGTCGTCGATTGGTGAAGCGGTGTCCTGCCTTGAAGAGAACGTGAAGAAAATTCCGTATACGATCGATGCCGCCAATTATGCGTTCGATATCACTACCAAACAGCCGCAACTGTTCGTGACGCCGGATTTCAACCATCTCAATCACGTGCTCGACCAGTTTGTCGCTGCAATGGCGTACACCGTTGGTGGGACCGAGGGCCTAAATAAGGCGATCGAATGCGCCAATGTCTGCAGTTGCCAGTTTTCATCGGGGCTACAACTGACCGGGCGATTCACCGAGATTATTCCGGGGAAAACTGGTCAGCCGGTCTATCTGAAAACCACCGGGCCGTCGGCGCTCGCTTATGACTATAAACAGGTCGATGGTCACGGCAAGGATTATCATGCCGATGGGTTTGGCTCGCCGGTGGGGCGACTGAAAGGCACGAGCATTGCATTGGAGTCGATGACCGACAGCCAGCTTCGAGAGAACGGGATCGAGACGGGTAAAGATATCACGCTCAGTTTTGATGGCGGCGTTGTTGTCAAAGGGCATCTTGACCGGATCGAGCGCCGGAACGGCAAGGTCATTCTCTTGATCATCAGCAATTGCAGAGTGACCTTTGGCGACCGCGTGCTGTACAAGCCGGACTGGGGGACGTTCGATATGGCGGTAGGGGAGAAAATCGTGTCGGTGTTCTCAGGTGCCGCAGACAAAGATGCCTACGACCAGGTGCCGCTAATTCCTAAGGAACGAACAATCAAGGTTACCTACGACGTGCACGCCAAGCGGCTTCATGCTCTGTATCAGCAGATACGTGACATTCGCGAGCACCGCCGTCCATATGACGAGCTGCCCGGTCTGTGGGCCGACCTGAAAGCGAATCACCCGCACGATTGGCTGGCCTCTATGGAGATTCTGGAGATCCTCTTCAAGAAGAGCCTGTATCCGGAGCTCCGGTTGGAGATCAAGCAAAACCTGGAAGCCAAGGCCCGCACGCACAAGGAACTTACCAAACTCATCGACGACGGGTTGATGTTGATTGTGTAA
- the hppD gene encoding 4-hydroxyphenylpyruvate dioxygenase has translation MADVIGIRGYDFVEFYVGSAKLSAYWFAKALGLEMTGYQGPETGVRDRISFLLTKNKLKFVITSPLQPGTYDIQGFVSRHGDGVKRWAIEVDSVEQAFRYATQHGAVMVTKPHRIEDHHGYVEEAAIRLYDDTELMYINRDHYDYIFRPGFCSPIQKIELTCQETGIVGIDHIVGNVRENEMNLWAEYFNKTMGFETFVDFKAGDIGTRYSALLSKVVRSSDSQIRNPINEPFQGLKKSQIEEYIEQYQGSGVQHIAIATDNIVQSIAALRANGVEFLYVPDTYYDALRKRGDLKIEESVDDLQKHGILCDIEGNGYLLQLFTKPIGDRPTFFFEFIQRHGGSQGFGKGNFQALFESIELDQKLRGNLDREYQTGLPAC, from the coding sequence ATGGCGGATGTGATCGGAATCAGGGGATACGACTTCGTAGAGTTCTATGTGGGCTCGGCCAAGCTTTCGGCCTATTGGTTCGCCAAGGCCCTTGGCCTGGAAATGACCGGTTATCAGGGACCGGAGACCGGTGTGCGGGACCGCATCTCGTTCTTGCTCACCAAGAACAAACTCAAATTCGTCATTACCTCGCCGCTGCAGCCGGGCACCTACGACATTCAGGGGTTCGTATCCCGCCACGGCGATGGTGTCAAGCGCTGGGCGATCGAGGTTGACAGTGTCGAACAGGCATTCCGCTACGCCACGCAGCACGGCGCCGTCATGGTGACCAAACCACATCGCATCGAGGATCACCACGGGTATGTCGAGGAGGCCGCTATCCGGCTCTATGATGACACGGAACTCATGTATATTAACCGGGACCATTACGACTATATTTTCCGACCCGGATTCTGCAGCCCGATCCAGAAGATCGAGTTAACGTGCCAGGAGACCGGGATTGTTGGCATTGACCACATTGTCGGGAATGTCCGCGAAAACGAGATGAACCTCTGGGCCGAGTATTTCAACAAGACGATGGGGTTCGAGACTTTTGTCGATTTCAAGGCCGGCGATATCGGCACCAGGTACTCGGCACTTCTTTCTAAGGTTGTGCGCAGCTCAGACAGTCAGATTCGTAACCCGATTAACGAACCGTTTCAAGGCCTGAAAAAATCGCAGATCGAGGAATACATCGAACAGTACCAGGGCTCCGGCGTACAGCATATCGCCATCGCCACGGACAATATCGTCCAGTCCATCGCGGCCCTTCGCGCCAACGGCGTGGAGTTTCTGTATGTGCCCGACACGTACTACGATGCTCTGCGGAAACGAGGCGACTTGAAGATCGAAGAGAGTGTGGATGACCTCCAGAAACACGGGATACTCTGCGATATCGAGGGGAACGGCTACCTGCTGCAGTTGTTTACCAAGCCGATTGGGGACCGCCCGACGTTCTTCTTCGAATTCATTCAGCGCCACGGCGGAAGCCAGGGGTTTGGCAAAGGGAATTTCCAGGCGCTGTTCGAATCGATCGAACTTGACCAGAAGCTGCGCGGCAACCTCGACCGCGAGTACCAGACGGGGCTGCCGGCCTGCTGA